The Brevibacillus humidisoli DNA segment CGATTATCCCTCTGGTTGTCGTCTTAAACGACATGCTCCACCGAACCGGAACCATCGTGCTGATCCTGGCTGCGGCCGTACTACAGTTCGCCGTCCAGTTGGTTTTCTTCATGCATTTGAAGGAAGGCGAGAACGCCAAGTGGAACATCATGGCTCTAATCTTGGGATTGATCATTTTGCTGACCATTGTCGCCGGATCGATCT contains these protein-coding regions:
- the cyoD gene encoding cytochrome o ubiquinol oxidase subunit IV; amino-acid sequence: MGQTKAASDHEHKGHGSFTAYVVGFLLSIVLTIIPLVVVLNDMLHRTGTIVLILAAAVLQFAVQLVFFMHLKEGENAKWNIMALILGLIILLTIVAGSIWIMTYNAVAH